The following nucleotide sequence is from Gammaproteobacteria bacterium.
GCGTCTGCATGTAGTCCGCGAAACCGCGGAACCCGGCGTTGCGCCAACCCATGTTGACGGAATCCTTGCGCGGCTTGCGCAGGCCGCCGAGCTCCGGCATGTGGCGGTAGGCGAGGCCCACGGCGGCCAGCGAGCGCGCCAGCACGTCGCTGTTGTACTGCGGGTTGTGCCGCGAGCGCGGTATCGTGCGAACGTCCGCCAGCAACATCACGCGGTGCTCCTGCAACAGGCCCAGGAGTTCGTCGAAGGGCCGCGTGGAGTGGCCGACGGTCAGTATCAGCACGGGTCAAGGCACCAGGAGGCTCAGGAGATAGACGCCCACCGCGATCCAGGTGCCGTAAGCCAGGGCCGGGATGAGGTGTGCGGTCCAGCGGTCCATGCGCGTGACGTGCAGCGCGTCGCCGCGCGCGAGCTTGCCGCGGGTGTGGCCCCAGAGCATGAAGCTCAGGGCCGGCACGCCGCAGACCATGAAGCCCACGGTGGCGAGGAACAGCAGCGGGAAGTGCGGCCCGGGCGTGCCCGGTGCCGGCAGCCAGGACAGGCGCGCCACCGCCGCGAGGTAGCAGAGCGCCACCAGCCCGGCGAGCGCGCGCGGCGCCCACCAGAAGCGCTGCTGGCTCACCAGCGAGAGCGCGAGGCAGGCAGCCGAGAAGCCCAGCGCGCTGCAGAGCAGCGCCCGCGCCCAGGTCCACTGGCTGTGATACGCGACGCTGAGCCCGAGGCAGGCTACCGTCGCCGCCGGCGCGAGCAGCCACAGCAGGCTGCGGCTGAGCTGCTGGGCGTTGCGGCGCGGTTCAAGCGCCCGCAAGGTAACGGTCCTTGAGTCGTACATAGTGCGCCGCCGAGTATCGCAGCATCTCCCGCTCCCCGTCCGTGAGCGGGCGCACCTTCTGGGCCGGGCTGCCGCGGTAGAGGAACCCGGACTCCAGGCGCTTGCCCGGGCTCACCAGGCTGCCGGCGCCGAGCAGCACGTCGCTCTCCACCACGGCGCCGTCCATGACGATGGCGCCCATGCCGATGAGGCACCGGTCGCCCACCGTGCAGGCGTGGAGCAGGCACTTGTGGCCCACGGTGACGTCGGCGCCGATGACGAGCGGGATGCCACCCTTGCTGTAGGGTCCGTCGTGGGTCACGTGCAGCATGGTGAGGTCCTGGATGTTGCTGCGTGGACCCACCTGGATGGTGTTCACGTCGCCGCGCGCCACCACGCAGGGCCAGAGCGAGGCGTCGTCGCCGAGCGCCACCTGGCCGATGACCTGGGCGCTCTCGTCTATATAGACGCGCTGGCCGATGACGGGTCTGATGCCGGTGTAGCTGCGGATGGCCATAGTAACGCTCGAACCCAATAAGAACACTACCGCGTAAAAGCGTCGCGAGCGAAGGCAGGGCTAGGCGCGCGAGACGAGCAGGAGGGAGTGCACTCTGATGTGCATGACCGACTGCGAGTCCGAAGCGCAACGACGCCCTGCCGAGCGCAGCAGCTTTTACGTGATTCTAACTCGCGACCACCCTGTTGCGGCCGGACTGCTTGGCTCTCAGCAACCTCTGGTCCGCCGCGGTGATGAGCGCCCGGGCGGTGGTGCCATCTTCAGGATACTGGGCCACGCCGGCGCTGACGGTGAGCTTGATGTTGTGGCGCAGGCCGGGGGGCTTGAGCAGCAGCCTGGCCACCATCTGGCGCAGGGTGTCGGCCTTGTCGTAGGCGGGGGTGGCGTCGCTGTCGTGCAGCAGCAGCACGAACTCCTCGCCGCCGTAGCGCACCACCACGTCGCTCTGGCGCACGCCGAGGCGCAGCGCCCGCGCCAGCGCGCGCAGCACCGCGTCACCGGTCGGGTGGCCGTGGCTGTCGTTGATGCGCTTGAAGTGGTCGGCATCGAAGATGACCAGCGCGAAGCGGCGGCCGTAGCGGCGCGCGCGCTCGATCTCGAACTCGAACAGGGTGTCGAAGTAGCCACGGTTGAACAGGCCGGTCATGGGGTCCCGCACCGAACGGTACAGGAGCCGTTCCGAGCGGCGCACGATGGCGTAGCTGATCACCACCGCCGCGGCCAGGAACACCACCCGCGTGAACTGGTCCACGCCACTGAAGTAACCGACCGACGGGTCCTGCAGTTCCGGCGCGTACACGTCGTAGGCGTGGGTGATGAACTCGATGAGCGCCGCGTACTGCAGCACCGTGAACATGCCGATGACGAGGCAGATGCGCCGGTCCTGACGCAGGCTCATGGCTACGATGCTGAGGAAGTAGATGTCGAAGGTGACCTTGCTGTTGGCGGCGATCAGCGGCGAGCCGACGAACACGAACAGTGCGAGCGCCGAGGTGACGAAGCTGTTGTCGAGCAGCGAGCTCAGGAACCCGACCCAGGCGCGGTAGGGGCGCCAGCGCAGGTAGAGATGGATGGCGAGTGCGAACCCCATGGCCACGCCGGTGACCACGAGCCCCCACAGGAACACCGGGTTGTCCGGGTACTCGATGATCTTGTAGATGGGCGTGATGAGCAGCAGCGCCACCACGGTCACGCGCACGCGCGCGGCCAGCCGCTCGCCCTCGCCGCCGGCCACCAGCAACGCCGCGTCGGGCCCGCGCCAGAACTCGCGCCAGCCCTTGTTCCAGTCCAGTGCTCTCATCCCAGGCATCCCCCACTCGCGGCTTCAAGCATACCCCAGCCGGGCGCGCCGCCGCTGCTATATACTCGCGGCAGGGCCTTCCTATAGGGATGGGAAACACATGAGCGTGGGCGGATTCGTGTTCTGGGCGGTGGTGCTGGTGGCCGTGGGCTACCTGGTGATGCTGTTCAACGGCCTGGTGGCCCTGCGCAACAACGTGGGCAAGGCCTGGGCGAACATCGACGTGCTGCTCAAGCAGCGCCACGACGAGCTGCCCAAGCTGGTCGAGACCTGCAAGCAGTACATGAACTACGAGCGCGACACCCTGGAGAAGGTGATGCAGGCGCGCGCCGGCGTGCAGCAGGCGCGCGAGTCTGGCGACGTGGCCGCGCTCGGCCCTGCCGAAGGACAGCTGCGCTCGATGATCGGCAAGCTGTACGCGGTGGCCGAGGCCTACCCGCAGCTCAAGGCCAACGAGTCCTTCCAGCAGCTGCAGTCGCGCATCTCGGGCCTGGAGAACGGCATCGCCGACCGGCGCGAGTTCTACAACGAGAGCGTCAACCTCTACAACACCTCCATCCAGCAGTTCCCGGGACTGGTGATGGCGCGGCTGTTCGCGTTCCAGGGCAAGCCGCTCCTGGAGTTCGGCGCCGACGAGAAGCGCGACGTGGACATGAAGGCGCTGTTCACCTGATCCCATGACCCCGATGGACGACTTGGGCTGGGTCAACCAGCTCGGCACCCGCGAATACCTGTTCCTGCTGGCCGCCGCATGGGCCGCCTGCGTGTTCGGCTTCTTCGGCCTGTGGCGCTCGCTGCGCCGCCTGCGCCTGGTCGAAGGCACGCCCAAGTCCCTGATCCGCTCCGCCGCACAGGGCTACGTGGAGCTGCAGGGTGATGCGCGGCTCATGCCCGGCGATCCCATACTCGCGCCGCTCACGCGCCAGCACTGCGTGTGGTGGTCCTACCGCATCGAACGCTACCGCAGGAGCGGCCGTAACTCGAGCTGGGACACCATCGAGCAGGGGACGAGCGAGGAGCTGTTCCTGGTGGACGACGGCACCGGACAGTGCGTGGTGGACCCCGACGGCGCCGAGGTCTATCCCTCCTGCGACGACACCTGGTACGGCTCCACGCCCATGCCCGAGGGCGGTCCCGCCCTCGGCCGCATGGCGCTCGGCTCCGAGTACCGCTACACCGAACGGCGCGTGCACGAGCGCGACACGCTCTACACGCTCGGCTGGTTCCACACCCAGGGCCCCGCCACCGGCGCCGACATAGACCTGCAGGTGGCGCAACAACTGCGCGCCTGGAAGCAGGACAAGGACTGGCTGTTGCGCCAGTTCGATGCCAACCGCGACGGGCAGATCGACCAGCAAGAATGGGACGCAGCCCGCGCCGAGGCGCGGCGCCTGGTGCTGGCGCAGGAACGCGAAGCCATGCAGCGGCCGGCGGTGAACGTGCTCGGCCGCGACCCGGACGGGCGCACCTTCATCCTCTCGACACTGCCGCAGGGCACGCTCACCTGGCGGCTGCGCCTCTACGCTACGCTCGCACTAGCGGGCTTCATCGGCGGCGGCGCGCTCGGCACCTACCTCCTGCACGCGCGTTTCGGCTGAAGCCGCTTATGTGAGGTGCGCACCGGGCCCCTGGACCCTGCGTGCTACCATGCGTTGCGCCCGATGAGACCCAAGACGAGCCTCCTATGACCAATCCCCTGCTCGGCTGGGACACGCTCCCGCCGTTCTCCCATATCACGCCGGACGACGTGGAACCTGCGGTGGACGCGGTGCTGGCCGACAACCGTGCCGGCCTCGCACACCTCGCGGCATTGCCGCATCCGGACTGGGAGAGCTTCGTGGAGCCCCTGGAGACGCTGGGCGACCGGCTGCACCGGGCCTGGGCGCCGGCCGCGCATCTCAACGCGACGATGAGCGAGCCCAGGATCCGCGCCGCCTACAACGCCTGCCTGCCCAAGCTCGCGGACTACGAGACGGAACTCGGCCAGGACGAGGGCCTGTACCGCAGCTTCCGTCTGCTGCGGGAAGGCGCCGGCTGGAGCGGTTACTCGCCGGCACAGCGCAAGCTCATCGAGGATGCGCTCCTGGACTTCCGTCTCGCCGGCGTGGCGCTGCCGCCGGAGCAGAAGGCGCGCTACCGGGAGCTCATGCAGGAGCTGTCGCGGCATGAGGCCAAGTTCGAGGAGAACCTGCTGGACGCGAGCCAAGGCTGGGTCAAGCAGGTGCAGGACGAGGCGCGCCTCGCCGGCATCCCCGAGGGCGCGCTGCAGCAGGCGCGCCAGGACGCCGCCGCACGCGAGCTGGAAGGCTGGGTGTTCACCCTCGACTTCCCCTCCTACTCCGCCGTGATCACCCATGCCGACGACCGCGCGCTGCGCGAGGAACTCTACGCCGCCTTCGTCACCCGCGCCTCGGACGAGGGCCCGACGGCCGGGCGCTGGGACAACACCGAGGCGATGCAGAACATCCTGCGCCTGCGCCAGGAGTCGGCGCGGCTCACGGGCTTCGAGCACTACGCCGCCTACTCACTGGCGGACAAGATGGCGGCATCCCCGCAGGACGTGCTGACGTTCCTGGAAGGGCTGGTGCAGCGGGTCAAGCCGCTGGCCCAGCATGAGCTCCTCGAACTATCCGAGTTCGCGCTGGAGCGGGACGGCCTGAAGCGGCTCGAGCCCTGGGACATGGCCTATTACGGCGAGAAGCTGAAGGAGGCGCGCTACCACGTCTCGGAGGAGATGCTGCGGCCTTACTTCCCGGCGCCTGCCGTCACCGCCGGCCTGTTCCAGACCATGCACAAGCTCTACGGCATCTCCTTCAGCGAAGTGAAGGGAGCCGAGGTCTGGCACCCGGACGTGAAGCTCTACGCGCTGCACGACGACGCCGGCACGCTGCGCGGCCACCTCTACATCGACCTCTACACCCGCACCGGCAAGCGCGGCGGCGCCTGGATGGACGAGACCCTGGGACGGCGCCGCGCCGGGGCGCGCCTGCAGACTCCGGTGGCGTTCCTCAACTGCAACTTCCCGCCGCCCTTGCCGACCCGGCCAGCACTGCTAACCCACGAC
It contains:
- a CDS encoding DUF488 domain-containing protein, coding for MLILTVGHSTRPFDELLGLLQEHRVMLLADVRTIPRSRHNPQYNSDVLARSLAAVGLAYRHMPELGGLRKPRKDSVNMGWRNAGFRGFADYMQTPEFEAALGILIGLAEKGCVCIMCAEAVPWRCHRSLIGDALTVRGVEVRDILAPDKTPLHELTPFAEVHGSEITYPFTLEG
- a CDS encoding gamma carbonic anhydrase family protein; translated protein: MAIRSYTGIRPVIGQRVYIDESAQVIGQVALGDDASLWPCVVARGDVNTIQVGPRSNIQDLTMLHVTHDGPYSKGGIPLVIGADVTVGHKCLLHACTVGDRCLIGMGAIVMDGAVVESDVLLGAGSLVSPGKRLESGFLYRGSPAQKVRPLTDGEREMLRYSAAHYVRLKDRYLAGA
- a CDS encoding GGDEF domain-containing protein; this encodes MRALDWNKGWREFWRGPDAALLVAGGEGERLAARVRVTVVALLLITPIYKIIEYPDNPVFLWGLVVTGVAMGFALAIHLYLRWRPYRAWVGFLSSLLDNSFVTSALALFVFVGSPLIAANSKVTFDIYFLSIVAMSLRQDRRICLVIGMFTVLQYAALIEFITHAYDVYAPELQDPSVGYFSGVDQFTRVVFLAAAVVISYAIVRRSERLLYRSVRDPMTGLFNRGYFDTLFEFEIERARRYGRRFALVIFDADHFKRINDSHGHPTGDAVLRALARALRLGVRQSDVVVRYGGEEFVLLLHDSDATPAYDKADTLRQMVARLLLKPPGLRHNIKLTVSAGVAQYPEDGTTARALITAADQRLLRAKQSGRNRVVAS
- a CDS encoding LemA family protein, with translation MSVGGFVFWAVVLVAVGYLVMLFNGLVALRNNVGKAWANIDVLLKQRHDELPKLVETCKQYMNYERDTLEKVMQARAGVQQARESGDVAALGPAEGQLRSMIGKLYAVAEAYPQLKANESFQQLQSRISGLENGIADRREFYNESVNLYNTSIQQFPGLVMARLFAFQGKPLLEFGADEKRDVDMKALFT
- a CDS encoding GIDE domain-containing protein — encoded protein: MTPMDDLGWVNQLGTREYLFLLAAAWAACVFGFFGLWRSLRRLRLVEGTPKSLIRSAAQGYVELQGDARLMPGDPILAPLTRQHCVWWSYRIERYRRSGRNSSWDTIEQGTSEELFLVDDGTGQCVVDPDGAEVYPSCDDTWYGSTPMPEGGPALGRMALGSEYRYTERRVHERDTLYTLGWFHTQGPATGADIDLQVAQQLRAWKQDKDWLLRQFDANRDGQIDQQEWDAARAEARRLVLAQEREAMQRPAVNVLGRDPDGRTFILSTLPQGTLTWRLRLYATLALAGFIGGGALGTYLLHARFG
- a CDS encoding M3 family metallopeptidase, with translation MTNPLLGWDTLPPFSHITPDDVEPAVDAVLADNRAGLAHLAALPHPDWESFVEPLETLGDRLHRAWAPAAHLNATMSEPRIRAAYNACLPKLADYETELGQDEGLYRSFRLLREGAGWSGYSPAQRKLIEDALLDFRLAGVALPPEQKARYRELMQELSRHEAKFEENLLDASQGWVKQVQDEARLAGIPEGALQQARQDAAARELEGWVFTLDFPSYSAVITHADDRALREELYAAFVTRASDEGPTAGRWDNTEAMQNILRLRQESARLTGFEHYAAYSLADKMAASPQDVLTFLEGLVQRVKPLAQHELLELSEFALERDGLKRLEPWDMAYYGEKLKEARYHVSEEMLRPYFPAPAVTAGLFQTMHKLYGISFSEVKGAEVWHPDVKLYALHDDAGTLRGHLYIDLYTRTGKRGGAWMDETLGRRRAGARLQTPVAFLNCNFPPPLPTRPALLTHDDVVTMFHELGHCLHHLLTQVDYPSVGGINGVAWDAVELPSQFHENFAWTRDGLDLVSGHFETGQKLPEALYQKMLGARHFHSALFLLRQLEFALFDFRLHMTPGVPDRHFAQRTLEAVRREVAVVQPPAWNRFAHGFSHIFSGGYAAGYYSYLWAEVLAADAYAAFEEAGVFDRATGRRFMASILEQGGSRKAMELFVEFRGREPTLDAFLRLNGLAA